A window of Arcobacter acticola genomic DNA:
TTGATACTACAAATCTTGATGCAGTGGTTACAGGAAGTCAAAAAGCACTTATGTTACCACCAGGTCTTGCAATGATAGGTTTATCAAATGAAGCAGTTGCAAAAATAGAGTCAAAACCAAAAGGTTATTACTTTAACTTAGCAATTGAAATCAAAAACCAAAGAAAAAATACAACAGCATGGACTGCTGCAACTACACTCATCATTGGTTTAGGTGCAATTTTAGAAAAACTAAAAGCAGATGGATTTGAGAACTTATATGCTAAAACAGCAGCTAGAGCAAATGCTACTAGAGAAGCTTTAAAAGCAATTGGATTTGAAATTTATCCACATACACCTGCTAATTCTATGACGACTGCTTATACAGAGCAATCAAGTGCAATTAGAAAAATATTAGAAAATAAATATAATGTAAATATCGCAGGTGGACAAGATCATTTAGCAGGAAAGATTTTCAGAATTAATCATATGGGACTAGTAGAAGATTTTGAAGCTTCATGGGCTGTAAATGCTGTTGAGTTAGCACTTGATGATTTAGGTATTAGAACATTTGATGGAACTGCTAATAAAGTTTTTGCATTAAATATGTTTAAAGGAAAATAGATTAATGATTTTTGAACACGAAATTCCAAATGGAAGTCGATTATACTTTGGCTCAAGAGCAAAAGCGAAAAGAGTATTAGAAAATAAAGTTTGCGAGATTTTAGATAATGAACAATTTGAAGAGATTTTAACTCCAAATTTTTCATATTCACAACATCAAGCAATAGCAAATGGAAGAAAACTAATAAAATTTTCAGATGAGCAAAATGAACAAGTATCTTTAAGAGCCGATTCTACTTTAGATGTGGTAAGAATAATTACAAAAAGATTAGGAAGAACAACAACTCATAAAAAATGGTTTTATGTTCAACCAATCTTTTCTTATCCTTCAAAAGAAGAGTATCAAATTGGATGTGAGTGGATAGATCATAATAATATTGCTGATATAATGAATTTAACAGCAAAAATATTAAAAGCTTTAAATATAGAGCCGATTTTACAAATATCAAATATAAATATTCCAAAGTTAGTAGCAAGTGAATTAAATGTTGATATTGATTTATTTAAAAATGGTGAAATAGCATCACTATTTAAACTAAACTGCGATTGGTTAAATAAACTAATAAAAGTAAAAGATACAGCAGGTTTAGCAGAAGTAATTAAAATAGTACCAGAAGCAATTAAAGATGAATTAGAAAAGTTACTTCAAAAAGCAAATGAAGTTGAATATTCAAATATCATAATTGCACCACTTTATTATGGATCATTAAGATATTATAATGGTATTTACTATAGAGTGATAAATGACAATTTAACTTTATGCAAAGGTGGGATGTACTCAAGTGAGGGTATGTGTTCATTAGGTTTTGCATTATACACAGATAATTTATTAAAAATTTTAGAGGATTGAGAATGAGCGCAGATGTAATAGTTGGGATCCAATGGGGAGATGAAGGAAAAGGTAAGATAGTTGATATGCTTGCTCAAAAATATGATATGGTTTGTAGAAGTCAAGGTGGACATAACGCTGGTCATACTATATGGGTTGATGGAGTAAAATATGCACTTCACTTAATTCCTTCAGGAGTATTAAATCCAAAAGCTATAAATGTTATTGGAAATGGTGTTGTTTTATCACCTGAAAATATTATTAAAGAAATGAGTCAATTTGAAAAGCTTGAAGGTAGATTATTTATCTCTGATAAAGCACATTTAAATTTACAATACCATGCTTTGATCGACCAAGCTAAAGAAAAACTAAAAGGTTCAAAAGCTATTGGAACTACTGGAAAAGGAATAGAACCTGCTTATTCTGATAAAATCAATAGAGTAGGGCATAGAGTTGGTGAATTACTTGATCCTGCTAAATTAACTCAATCTATTTTAGATTCATTTGAACAAAATAGAGCGATTTATGATGTATTAGGAATTGCAACTCCAAATGAAAAAGAATTATTTGAAGAGTTAAATTCTTACAAAGAAAAATTAGCACCATTTATTACAAATACTACAAATATGGTTTGGAAAGCACTTGATGAGAATAAAAGTATATTACTTGAAGGTGCTCAAGGAACTATGCTTGATATTGACCATGGAACATATCCTTATGTAACTTCATCTTCAACTGTAAGTGCTGGAGCTTGCACAGGTTTAGGTGTTAGTCCAAAAGATATAGGAATAGTAACAGGTATTACAAAAGCTTATTGTACAAGAGTTGGAAATGGTCCTTTTCCATCAGAAGATTTTGGTGACGAGGGTGAAACTATGGCTCAAGTTGGAAAAGAGTTTGGAACAACAACTGGAAGAAAAAGAAGATGTGGTTGGTTTGATGCTGTTGCTGTTAAACACGCAGGTAGATTAAACGGTTGTGACCAATTAGCTTTAATGAAACTTGATGTTTTAGATGGATTTGCTAAAATTAAAATCTGTGTTGCTTATGAATTAGATGGAAAAAGAATTGATTTTGTTCCTTCAAGTTTAGATAATGTAAAACCTATTTATGAAGAAATTGATGGATGGGAAAGTGTAGTTGGAATTAGAGATTATGATTCTTTACCTTTAAATGCAAAAAAATATATAGAAAAAATCGAAGAGGTTACTTCTGTTAGAGTTGGAATCGTTTCAACATCTCCAGAAAGAGATGACACAATTATAAGGGGGTAGAAACACATGAGAATGAAATTACATCATACACCGTATGTCTCAAGAAGAATTACGAGAGACTTAGCTAGTTGTGACTTTGTAGAGATTAGAAAAGAAAAACATAGTATTGAAGCTGAAGTTGAAAGAATTTTAGATGCTGATATTGAAAAAGAGTTTGGCTTAGATGAAAAAGTAGAAGAAATTTTAGATGCACAAGAAGAAGAAATTGAGTATTTAAATGCAGATAGAAGACAACTTTTTTGGATGACAAAAAAAAGAATGGCAAATGATTACGGTGTTATTTTAAATAACGAAGATAGATTTTCAGACATCGCCCACCAAATATTAGATTATTTATGGGAAGAAGATTTTATACATTATACATGTTCTGATAATCAAATCAAAAATGTGATATTTGCATCTTTAGATGATTTCATAAAAGGATTCGATAAAGCTGATTTTGAAGTAATGGCAAAATTAAAAAACTACAAAAGAAAACTTATACCAGGAACTGAGGATTATGATTTAGTTTATCATAGATTATATGAAGAGGAATTAACAAAAAGAGGATTGATTTAATGCAAAACGTATGGATATATTTAGAAAATGGGACTTTTTTAGAAGCGAAATCTTTTGGTGCAACAGGAACAACTGTTGGAGAAATAGTTTTTAATACATCATTAACTGGATACCAAGAAATTATTTCAGATCCATCTTATGCTGGACAATTTATTACTTTCACAATGCCAGAAATTGGTAATGTTGGAGTAAATGAAGATGATATGGAAAGTAGAAAGTGTCATTGTAAAGGTGTATTAGTTAGAAATTATCATAATGATTATTCAAATTATAGAGCACAAGGTAATTTAGATGCATTACTAAAAGAACATGGTGTTTTAGGAATTTGTGATATTGATACTAGATATTTAACTAAAATGATAAGAGATGAAGGTGCTATGATGATGATAGCTTCAACTGAAATTTCTTGTAAAGATGAATTAGCAAAACAATTAGCTGCAAGCCCTAGAATTGAAGATATCAATTATATTGAAATAGTTTCAACAAAAGAGTCGTATGTTCATAAATCGGGAGCTTGGAATCACAGTATCAAAGCATATGATAAAGCTGTAATGAGTGATAAAAAAGTTGTTGTTATTGATTTTGGAGTAAAAAGAAATATCTTAAATGAATTAGTTCAATCAGGTCTTGAAGTAGAAGTTGTACCTTCAACTTTTAAAGCAGATGATTTAATCGCAAGATTTGAAGCTAAAGAAATTGGTGGTATTTTCTTATCAAATGGTCCTGGTGATCCTTTAACTTTAATAAACGAAAAAGAACAAGTTCAAAAACTTATTGGTGCAAATATTCCAATGTTTGCTATTTGTTTAGGTCATCAAATGTTATCTATAGCTCATGGTTATGATACATATAAACTAAAATTTGGTCAACATGGTGGTAACCATCCAGTTGCTTATAATGGGGTTGTAGAAATTACTGCACAAAATCACAATTATAATGTTCCTGATAATATTGTTGAGATTGCAGATATTACTCATCAAAATTTATTTGATAATACTATTGAAGGTGTTAAATATAAAAATAAAGAGATTTTCTCAGTTCAACATCACCCAGAAGCAAGTCCAGGGCCGCATGAGTCAAAATACATCTTCGCACAGTTCGCTAAGATTGTAAAATAAGTCATCTTATTTTCGCAATCTCTGCGTTGAATAATAAAATTTAATCGTCTCGTACTTGATGTACGTTCCTCATAAATTTTATTATTCGCCTTGACCTTACAAAAAACGATAACTTCTATTACAATCTTCTATAAAATCATTTAATCATTTTTCTTTTAAATAAATATTTCTATGTTCTTTAATAAAACTCATTTTAACTTATAATATAAATTTTTCAATCAACTGATATGTTCCTGCTGTTGCGATTCCTGCTGCGATTCCAGCCACTACATCATCGCCCATAACTCCAAGTCCACCTTTTACATCTCTGTCGATTTTTCCAATGATAGATGGTTTCCAAATATCGAAGATTCTGAAAAATATAAATGCTAGGCTTGCCATGATTATTATGTTTGAGCTGTTTATTCCACAAATTGATAGTGCTATCCACATTCCTGCTAGTTCATCTATTACAATTTCACTATTATCGTGGGTTTGTGTTTCGTTTTCGTAGATATCTATTTGTTTTATTGCAATTACTGTGATTAATAAAGCTAATAAAAATAGAGTTGATACATGAAGAAATTCAAGTAAAAATAATCCTATAATCAAAGATACAAATGAACCTACTGTTCCAGGTGCTTTTGGGCTAAGTCCTGAAAATCCTACTGTTAAAAAAAATCTTCTTAAGTTCACTTTGATTCCTTACTTTTTCTTTTCGATATCTAGTTTCTTTCTTTTTTCCCAAAGTGATTTTCTTGAAATCCCTAGTTTTTTTGATAACTCAGTATCTGGATATTTATTTTGATAAGATAAAACCATCATTTTTACATAATCATTTATTGTCATGATTTTTGAGGCTCCTCCTAATAAGATATTTTCATTATTAAACTCAATTTTTCTAAATGGAAAATCATTTTCTTGTTCTAGTGTTGAGATAATACAGTTTTTATCTTCTATAATTTTAATTACATTTTCTTTAGCATTTTTCTTTAATGTATGATAATCAGTAAGATAAATTATAGTTTTACCTTGAATTGCATTTATTTGTTTTTGCCATAAAGATGAAGTTAAAGAGATAAATGTAATTGGAAGATCCATTTTTCTTGATAATTCAAAAACTAATTTATCAGCACATTTTTGAGAGTTAGTTTCAACTAATGTTGGAAATGATGGAGGTAACAATACATCTGTTGTATCAATTTCTGCCATTGTAAAGTTGAAATACTCTCTTAGTGTTTGAAGTTCTCTTCTGATACTTCTACACTCTTTATAGTGATAGATTTTTCTAACTAACTCATCCATAATAAATGGTTTCATAATATAATCTTTTGCACCATCTTTTATAGGATTAGTAACTGTCTCATCAGAAATATATGATACCAATAAAAGAATAATTGCATTTTCACTATATCTTTTGATAATATTTTTACATAAAGCTGAAGGTAATGATGTTGATAATAAAATTGTGTCATACTCTTTTGTAAGGTTATCTATATTTGGTGATTCTATGTAGTCACAACTATGTCCATCATCAAGTAGTCTTGATACTACTTTTTGAGCTAGGTAAATTTCATTTTCTATTATTAGTATATTCATTTGTTTTTCCAATTATAATATTTTACTGTTGCTATACTTTGTACAGCAATACCTTCTTCTCTTCCTATAAATCCCATTTTTTCTGCTGTTGTTGCTTTTATATTTATAAATTGTTTATCAATATGCATTAATTTTGCCATTGAGCTTTTTATTTCATTTTTAAAAGGATTGATTTTTGGTTTTTGTGCAATTATTGTAAGATCTATATTTACTATTTCATAACCGACATTACAAAGGAATGTAATTATATGTTCAAGTAATATCTTTGAATCAATGCCTTTATATTTTTCATCTGTATCAGGAAAAAATTCTCCAATATCTCCTGCTCCAATGGCACCTAAAAGTGCATCAATTACAGAATGAATTAAAACATCTCCATCGCTGTGAGCTTTGAAACCAAAATCATAAGGAAGTTTTATCCCACCTAAAAACATCTCTTTATTGTCTTCAAAGGCATGAATATCAAGTCCTGTTCCTGTAAAAAAGTTTTTTGAAGGTTTTTTTAAACATGGTAAGTCATTTAATTCATTTCCAAGGGTGAGTTTTTTGCTCTCAACACTTCCTTGAATATATTTTATAGTTCCATTTATATTTTTAATAGCAGAGCTTTCGTCTGTAAATTCTATAGTAGTATTTAAAGCATTTTTTAGGGTTTTTGTGTTTGAAAGTTGTGGTGTTTGAATTAGTTTTACATAATCTCTATTTATTGTATTTGTTTCATAAATAACTGTATCTGTAACATTAAGAACAGGTACAATGCAGTCTGCATTTTCTTTTTCATTTAATAGATTTTCAATAACATTTTGAGGGATACAAGCACGTGCAACATCACTTATCATTACATATTTTGTATTTACTTCTTCTAAGCAATTTAAAATAGATTTTTGTCTAGTATCTCCACCTTTTACAAAAGTAAAATCGTCAGTGAAGTTTTTCATATAAGCTAATTCATTTTCATGGGAAGCCACAATTATTTTAGAAAATGTGGAAAAAGAAGCTAGCCTTTTGGTAACATTTAACCATAAAGGCTCATTTCCTATTCTAATCCATTGTTTTTTTGTTTTATGTTCAAACCGCGTAGAATTCCCAGCGCATAAAACTATAAGAGTAACATCTGACAACAAAAACCCCTTTGTGTAAAAAAGTTACAGATTATAGTGTATTGTTACTTATGCATTTGTTAAGAGTTTTGCTTAATTACTTCTTTAATTACATCAATTGAATTTAAAAATTGTTCAACATCTAAATTAAAAAGAGCAACTTTTTTTAGAGCTTTTTCAATATTTCTATCACTTAAAGGATCTCTAATATCACATAATATTTTTATAACATGCAAAATTTGAGCTTTTTGTTTGAAAGAATCGGGACAAGAGTCAATATCTTCAGCATAAGCAATAGGAAAAATAATATTGTGACTTAAATTCCAATGTTTAAATACATTTGCTGTAATTCTTCCACAAGAAAATCCCATATATTTTTCTTCACAGAAACTAATATCTTTAGTTTCATTTAATTCTTGTAAAAATTCTTCTGTTCTTTTTTCTTTTTGAATAACTTCTGAAATAATAAATTTTCCAACTTCTTGTAAAAATGCAGGTAATAAAAGTTCATTTTTTAAATCAAAATCAATTGCAGAAATCCAAGTATTTACAATATTTGTAGCTAGTGAACTTGTATATATAAAGTCTTGATTAGAAACTGCATATGCTAATAAATTTGATTTCATTGTATTTTGAATAGCAGATCCAATTGCTATTGAAACTGTAAATTTAACACCTAAAAGATTTATTGCTCTACTTAATGTTTCGATTTTACTTCTAAATCCAAACATACTAGAATTTGCAACTTTTAGGATATTTGCAACCATCAATGGATCTTTTTTGATAATATCAATTAATTTTTCAACATCAATATTATCGGTATTTTTATAATCATCAAGTTCTATAACACTCGATGGAAGAGGTGGAAGAGAATTTATCTCATGTACAATTTGTTTTTTCATTTTTCCCCTACATGCTAATAACTTGAATATTGTTTTTATCTTTCTAAATTAGATTTATCATAATTAATATATTTTCATATTAATAATATAAAGGAAAGATTTAACTTTTTTCATTATTTTATTGATTATTATATAGAAAAGAAACTTATATGATTAATAATTTGAATTTAATTACTTGAATTAAGCTTCTCTAAACATTTTTAATTATAATCATTGGACACTAGAAATATAATAAAACACTCTATCGTGCCAATTGGTACAGTTCCTATTTATTAAATCCTCATGACTGTAAAGATAAAATCGAAGATTTATCAATTGAAGTTATTTTATAAATTCTTTATTTATCCTCAATTTTTATTCTTAATTTTTTTATTCTTTTGCTAAAATACTTAGTAAATTAAATTAATGCTTGTCAATTAAGACAAGAATTATCCTATTTTAATTATAATATTAAAAATACAAAATATTAAAGGAATTTTTCTATGGCAAATATAGAAGATATTAAGAAAGAATTAGAGAAGGTAAAATATCCAGGTTTCGCAAAATCGATTGTTGAATTTGGATTTGTTAAAGATGTTCAAGTAAATGCTACTAACTGTTTAGTAGTTCTTGATATTACATCAACAGCAGCAGAAGTTGAAACACAATTAAGAAAAGAAATTACTGCATGTCTTAGCGCTATTGGAATGAATGTAACACTTAATTTCAATAAGCCACAAGAACAAAAACAATCAAGCAATAGTGTAAGTGGAAAAAATATTGCTCCACAAATTAAAAAAATTGTGATGGTTAGTTCAGGAAAAGGTGGAGTTGGAAAATCAACTACTACTGTAAATCTTGCTGTGGCAGCTGCTATGCAAGGTAAAAAAGTAGGTATTCTTGATGCTGATATTTATGGACCAAATATTCCTCGTATGATGGGTTTAAATGGTAAAGAAGTAGAAGTTGTTGGAGATAAAGCAAAACCTTTAAGTGCATTTGGTGTTGATGTTATGTCAATGGGAATGTTAATGGAAGAAGGTCAAGCTCTTATTTGGAGAGGTGCTATGATTATGAAAGCAATCCAACAATTATTAAGAGATATTTTATGGGAAGAATTAGACATTTTATTTATTGATATGCCTCCAGGAACTGGTGATGCTCAATTGACATTAGCTCAAAGTGTACCTGTAAGTGCCGGTGTTAATGTTACAACTCCTCAACATGTGGCTTTAGATGATTCAAGAAGATCTTTAGATATGTTTAAAAAACTTCATATTCCAGTTGCTGGAATTGTTGAAAATATGAGTGGATTTATTTGTCCTTCATGTAATACAGAATCAGATATTTTTGGAATGGGAACTTGTGAAGCATTAGCAACTCAATATGATACTCAAGTATTAGCAAATTTACCAATTGAACCTGCTATTAGAGAAGGTGGAGATAGTGGTAAACCAATCGTTTATTTTGCTCCTGAGTCAATTTCTGCAAAAAGATATATGATGGCTGCTGATAAATTAATTCAATTTTTAGCAAGTATTGATGATAACATTGATAACTCTGCAATTCAACCAACAACACCTCCAGGTGTTAGTGCATGCTCAACAGCTGC
This region includes:
- a CDS encoding bifunctional 2-C-methyl-D-erythritol 4-phosphate cytidylyltransferase/2-C-methyl-D-erythritol 2,4-cyclodiphosphate synthase, whose product is MSDVTLIVLCAGNSTRFEHKTKKQWIRIGNEPLWLNVTKRLASFSTFSKIIVASHENELAYMKNFTDDFTFVKGGDTRQKSILNCLEEVNTKYVMISDVARACIPQNVIENLLNEKENADCIVPVLNVTDTVIYETNTINRDYVKLIQTPQLSNTKTLKNALNTTIEFTDESSAIKNINGTIKYIQGSVESKKLTLGNELNDLPCLKKPSKNFFTGTGLDIHAFEDNKEMFLGGIKLPYDFGFKAHSDGDVLIHSVIDALLGAIGAGDIGEFFPDTDEKYKGIDSKILLEHIITFLCNVGYEIVNIDLTIIAQKPKINPFKNEIKSSMAKLMHIDKQFINIKATTAEKMGFIGREEGIAVQSIATVKYYNWKNK
- a CDS encoding response regulator transcription factor; protein product: MNILIIENEIYLAQKVVSRLLDDGHSCDYIESPNIDNLTKEYDTILLSTSLPSALCKNIIKRYSENAIILLLVSYISDETVTNPIKDGAKDYIMKPFIMDELVRKIYHYKECRSIRRELQTLREYFNFTMAEIDTTDVLLPPSFPTLVETNSQKCADKLVFELSRKMDLPITFISLTSSLWQKQINAIQGKTIIYLTDYHTLKKNAKENVIKIIEDKNCIISTLEQENDFPFRKIEFNNENILLGGASKIMTINDYVKMMVLSYQNKYPDTELSKKLGISRKSLWEKRKKLDIEKKK
- the carA gene encoding glutamine-hydrolyzing carbamoyl-phosphate synthase small subunit, producing the protein MQNVWIYLENGTFLEAKSFGATGTTVGEIVFNTSLTGYQEIISDPSYAGQFITFTMPEIGNVGVNEDDMESRKCHCKGVLVRNYHNDYSNYRAQGNLDALLKEHGVLGICDIDTRYLTKMIRDEGAMMMIASTEISCKDELAKQLAASPRIEDINYIEIVSTKESYVHKSGAWNHSIKAYDKAVMSDKKVVVIDFGVKRNILNELVQSGLEVEVVPSTFKADDLIARFEAKEIGGIFLSNGPGDPLTLINEKEQVQKLIGANIPMFAICLGHQMLSIAHGYDTYKLKFGQHGGNHPVAYNGVVEITAQNHNYNVPDNIVEIADITHQNLFDNTIEGVKYKNKEIFSVQHHPEASPGPHESKYIFAQFAKIVK
- a CDS encoding pyridoxal-phosphate-dependent aminotransferase family protein, translated to MLLTPGPTPVPEFVRKAMSDITIHHRTEEFEAIFKNTRELLLELYDMPEAVMLASSGTGAMEACVINLTHKKALTINSGKFGERFGKICAAQNIEYTEIKNEWNTPVSVDAVVESIKADSSIDAIFIQICESAGGLRHPVEQIAAEVKKINKDIMIIADGITAVGVEKIDTTNLDAVVTGSQKALMLPPGLAMIGLSNEAVAKIESKPKGYYFNLAIEIKNQRKNTTAWTAATTLIIGLGAILEKLKADGFENLYAKTAARANATREALKAIGFEIYPHTPANSMTTAYTEQSSAIRKILENKYNVNIAGGQDHLAGKIFRINHMGLVEDFEASWAVNAVELALDDLGIRTFDGTANKVFALNMFKGK
- a CDS encoding HDOD domain-containing protein, which encodes MKKQIVHEINSLPPLPSSVIELDDYKNTDNIDVEKLIDIIKKDPLMVANILKVANSSMFGFRSKIETLSRAINLLGVKFTVSIAIGSAIQNTMKSNLLAYAVSNQDFIYTSSLATNIVNTWISAIDFDLKNELLLPAFLQEVGKFIISEVIQKEKRTEEFLQELNETKDISFCEEKYMGFSCGRITANVFKHWNLSHNIIFPIAYAEDIDSCPDSFKQKAQILHVIKILCDIRDPLSDRNIEKALKKVALFNLDVEQFLNSIDVIKEVIKQNS
- a CDS encoding Mrp/NBP35 family ATP-binding protein; the protein is MANIEDIKKELEKVKYPGFAKSIVEFGFVKDVQVNATNCLVVLDITSTAAEVETQLRKEITACLSAIGMNVTLNFNKPQEQKQSSNSVSGKNIAPQIKKIVMVSSGKGGVGKSTTTVNLAVAAAMQGKKVGILDADIYGPNIPRMMGLNGKEVEVVGDKAKPLSAFGVDVMSMGMLMEEGQALIWRGAMIMKAIQQLLRDILWEELDILFIDMPPGTGDAQLTLAQSVPVSAGVNVTTPQHVALDDSRRSLDMFKKLHIPVAGIVENMSGFICPSCNTESDIFGMGTCEALATQYDTQVLANLPIEPAIREGGDSGKPIVYFAPESISAKRYMMAADKLIQFLASIDDNIDNSAIQPTTPPGVSACSTAAAKPKEQPKSSGESCGTGCGCH
- a CDS encoding ATP phosphoribosyltransferase regulatory subunit yields the protein MIFEHEIPNGSRLYFGSRAKAKRVLENKVCEILDNEQFEEILTPNFSYSQHQAIANGRKLIKFSDEQNEQVSLRADSTLDVVRIITKRLGRTTTHKKWFYVQPIFSYPSKEEYQIGCEWIDHNNIADIMNLTAKILKALNIEPILQISNINIPKLVASELNVDIDLFKNGEIASLFKLNCDWLNKLIKVKDTAGLAEVIKIVPEAIKDELEKLLQKANEVEYSNIIIAPLYYGSLRYYNGIYYRVINDNLTLCKGGMYSSEGMCSLGFALYTDNLLKILED
- a CDS encoding DUF507 family protein, with the protein product MRMKLHHTPYVSRRITRDLASCDFVEIRKEKHSIEAEVERILDADIEKEFGLDEKVEEILDAQEEEIEYLNADRRQLFWMTKKRMANDYGVILNNEDRFSDIAHQILDYLWEEDFIHYTCSDNQIKNVIFASLDDFIKGFDKADFEVMAKLKNYKRKLIPGTEDYDLVYHRLYEEELTKRGLI
- a CDS encoding adenylosuccinate synthase; the encoded protein is MSADVIVGIQWGDEGKGKIVDMLAQKYDMVCRSQGGHNAGHTIWVDGVKYALHLIPSGVLNPKAINVIGNGVVLSPENIIKEMSQFEKLEGRLFISDKAHLNLQYHALIDQAKEKLKGSKAIGTTGKGIEPAYSDKINRVGHRVGELLDPAKLTQSILDSFEQNRAIYDVLGIATPNEKELFEELNSYKEKLAPFITNTTNMVWKALDENKSILLEGAQGTMLDIDHGTYPYVTSSSTVSAGACTGLGVSPKDIGIVTGITKAYCTRVGNGPFPSEDFGDEGETMAQVGKEFGTTTGRKRRCGWFDAVAVKHAGRLNGCDQLALMKLDVLDGFAKIKICVAYELDGKRIDFVPSSLDNVKPIYEEIDGWESVVGIRDYDSLPLNAKKYIEKIEEVTSVRVGIVSTSPERDDTIIRG
- a CDS encoding phosphatidylglycerophosphatase A family protein encodes the protein MNLRRFFLTVGFSGLSPKAPGTVGSFVSLIIGLFLLEFLHVSTLFLLALLITVIAIKQIDIYENETQTHDNSEIVIDELAGMWIALSICGINSSNIIIMASLAFIFFRIFDIWKPSIIGKIDRDVKGGLGVMGDDVVAGIAAGIATAGTYQLIEKFIL